Genomic window (Capsicum annuum cultivar UCD-10X-F1 chromosome 10, UCD10Xv1.1, whole genome shotgun sequence):
NNNNNNNNNNNNNNNNNNNNNNNNNNNNNNNNNNNNNNNNNNNNNNNNNNNNNNNNNNNNNNNNNNNNNNNNNNNNNNNNNNNNNNNNNNNNNNNNNNNNNNNNNNNNNNNNNNNNNNNNNNNNNNNNNNNNNNNNNNNNNNNNNNNNNNNNNNNNNNNNNNNNNNNNNNNNNNNNNNNNNNNNNNNNNNNNNNNNNNNNNNNNNNNNNNNNNNNNNNNNNNNNNNNNNNNNNNNNNNNNNNNNNNNNNNNNNNNNNNNNNNNNNNNNNNNNNNNNNNNNNNNNNNNNNNNNNNNNNNNNNNNNNNNNNNNNNNNNNNNNNNNNNNNNNNNNNNNNNNNNNNNNNNNNNNNNNNNNNNNNNNNNNNNNNNNNNNNNNNNNNNNNNNNNNNNNNNNNNNNNNNNNNNNNNNNNNNNNNNNNNNNNNNNNNNNNNNNNNNNNNNNNNNNNNNNNNNNNNNNNNNNNNNNNNNNNNNNNNNNNNNNNNNNNNNNNNNNNNNNNNNNNNNNNNNNNNNNNNNNNNNNNNNNNNNNNNNNNNNNNNNNNNNNNNNNNNNNNNNNNNNNNNNNNNNNNNNNNNNNNNNNNNNNNNNNNNNNNNNNNNNNNNNNNNNNNNNNNNNNNNNNNNNNNNNNNNNNNNNNNNNNNNNNNNNNNNNNNNNNNNNNNNNNNNNNNNNNNNNNNNNNNNNNNNNNNNNNNNNNNNNNNNNNNNNNNNNNNNNNNNNNNNNNNNNNNNNNNNNNNNNNNNNNNNNNNNNNNNNNNNNNNNNNNNNNNNNNNNNNNNNNNNNNNNNNNNNNNNNNNNNNNNNNNNNNNNNNNNNNNNNNNNNNNNNNNNNNNNNNNNNNNNNNNNNNNNNNNNNNNNNNNNNNNNNNNNNNNNNNNNNNNNNNNNNNNNNNNNNNNNNNNNNNNNNNNNNNNNNNNNNNNNNNNNNNNNNNNNNNNNNNNNNNNNNNNNNNNNNNNNNNNNNNNNNNNNNNNNNNNNNNNNNNNNNNNNNNNNNNNNNNNNNNNNNNNNNNNNNNNNNNNNNNNNNNNNNNNNNNNNNNNNNNNNNNNNNNNNNNNNNNNNNNNNNNNNNNNNNNNNNNNNNNNNNNNNNNNNNNNNNNNNNNNNNNNNNNNNNNNNNNNNNNNNNNNNNNNNNNNNNNNNNNNNNNNNNNNNNNNNNNNNNNNNNNNNNNNNNNNNNNNNNNNNNNNNNNNNNNNNNNNNNNNNNNNNNNNNNNNNNNNNNNNNNNNNNNNNNNNNNNNNNNNNNNNNNNNNNNNNNNNNNNNNNNNNNNNNNNNNNNNNNNNNNNNNNNNNNNNNNNNNNNNNNNNNNNNNNNNNNNNNNNNNNNNNNNNNNNNNNNNNNNNNNNNNNNNNNNNNNNNNNNNNNNNNNNNNNNNNNNNNNNNNNNNNNNNNNNNNNNNNNNNNNNNNNNNNNNNNNNNNNNNNNNNNNNNNNNNNNNNNNNNNNNNNNNNNNNNNNNNNNNNNNNNNNNNNNNNNNNNNNNNNNNNNNNNNNNNNNNNNNNNNNNNNNNNNNNNNNNNNNNNNNNNNNNNNNNNNNNNNNNNNNNNNNNNNNNNNNNNNNNNNNNNNNNNNNNNNNNNNNNNNNNNNNNNNNNNNNNNNNNNNNNNNNNNNNNNNNNNNNNNNNNNNNNNNNNNNNNNNNNNNNNNNNNNNNNNNNNNNNNNNNNNNNNNNNNNNNNNNNNNNNNNNNNNNNNNNNNNNNNNNNNNNNNNNNNNNNNNNNNNNNNNNNNNNNNNNNNNNNNNNNNNNNNNNNNNNNNNNNNNNNNNNNNNNNNNNNNNNNNNNNNNNNNNNNNNNNNNNNNNNNNNNNNNNNNNNNNNNNNNNNNNNNNNNNNNNNNNNNNNNNNNNNNNNNNNNNNNNNNNNNNNNNNNNNNNNNNNNNNNNNNNNNNNNNNNNNNNNNNNNNNNNNNNNNNNNNNNNNNNNNNNNNNNNNNNNNNNNNNNNNNNNNNNNNNNNNNNNNNNNNNNNNNNNNNNNNNNNNNNNNNNNNNNNNNNNNNNNNNNNNNNNNNNNNNNNNNNNNNNNNNNNNNNNNNNNNNNNNNNNNNNNNNNNNNNNNNNNNNNNNNNNNNNNNNNNNNNNNNNNNNNNNNNNNNNNNNNNNNNNNNNNNNNNNNNNNNNNNNNNNNNNNNNNNNNNNNNNNNNNNNNNNNNNNNNNNNNNNNNNNNNNNNNNNNNNNNNNNNNNNNNNNNNNNNNNNNNNNNNNNNNNNNNNNNNNNNNNNNNNNNNNNNNNNNNNNNNNNNNNNNNNNNNNNNNNNNNNNNNNNNNNNNNNNNNNNNNNNNNNNNNNNNNNNNNNNNNNNNNNNNNNNNNNNNNNNNNNNNNNNNNNNNNNNNNNNNNNNNNNNNNNNNNNNNNNNNNNNNNNNNNNNNNNNNNNNNNNNNNNNNNNNNNNNNNNNNNNNNNNNNNNNNNNNNNNNNNNNNNNNNNNNNNNNNNNNNNNNNNNNNNNNNNNNNNNNNNNNNNNNNNNNNNNNNNNNNNNNNNNNNNNNNNNNNNNNNNNNNNNNNNNNNNNNNNNNNNNNNNNNNNNNNNNNNNNNNNNNNNNNNNNNNNNNNNNNNNNNNNNNNNNNNNNNNNNNNNNNNNNNNNNNNNNNNNNNNNNNNNNNNNNNNNNNNNNNNNNNNNNNNNNNNNNNNNNNNNNNNNNNNNNNNNNNNNNNNNNNNNNNNNNNNNNNNNNNNNNNNNtatttatttattttgttgtatatTTGTTTGATATTCGGAAATTACTGACTCGACTAATTCAGATTCACATCGTGCAGGACGGAGATTATTAAACAGGTTTTCCAATTACACAAGATGCTCCCTGAATATTTAGAGGTAAATTCACCAAAATTATATCACAAAGAActctttatgttattattatgttgaagaaaataagaatttCAAGATAATAGTCGAAAATACACCTGAAGTATCATGTTTTTGTGAGTTTCTTAACTGAACTATCAAGTGTTCACTTTGTCTACCACATGAtagtaaaggaaaaaaaactcATGAAAACGCGatactttaggtgtgtttttgaccATTAACCGTAAGTTACACAACACTAAACGTCAGCATTGACCTATGTTGCTCAGATACTTCAAAAATATTATCTGTTGTGTGATAAGGGCGCGCTAACATTTTTTGAGGACCCGAGCAACATAAGTACCACGTTTTTGTGAGTTTCCTACCTGAACTATCAAGTGTTCACTTTATCTACCACTTGATAGTTCACGAGGAAATCGCGAAAACATGATAGTTTAAGTGTATTTTTGACCATTATCTCTTTCAGATACTGACGTTCGAACCATAAGTTACAAAATACAAAACTTCAGTATTgccctatgttgctcggactcttcagaAGTATCGCCTGGTGTGTGCCATCCAACGAGTGCGCGCCAACATTTTTTGAGGGTCCGAGCAACATAAGTACTGGAAAATGAATACATAAAGTATCATATTTTTGCGAGTTTCCTACCTGAACTATCAAGTTTTCACTTTATCTACCGCTTGATAGTTCATGCTGGCAATCGTGAAAACGTGATACTTTAGATGTGTTTTTGATTTAACCATCAGTTGCACAATACTAAACTTCGGCATTGATATATGTTGCTCAGACTATTCAAAATTATCGCCTGGTGTGTGACAACATTTTTTGAGGGCCCGAACAACATAAGTACTTGAAAATAAACACATAAAGTGTCATGTTTTTGCGAGTTTCCTACCTGAACTATCGTAAACTTTATCTACCACTTGATAGTTCGCGTAGGAAATCACGAAAACGTGATACTATAGGTGCGTTTTTTACCATTATCTCTTTCAGATACTGAAGTTCAAACCATAAGTTGCAAAATACAAAACTTGAGCATCTCCCTacgttgctcggactcttcagaAATATCACCTAGATCGTCTCATCCTCCAAACACCTATGCATTTTTTGAAGGCCCGAGCAACATGAGTACTGGAAAATGAACACATAAAGTATCACGCTTTTGCGAGTTTCCTACCTGAACTATAAAGTGTTCACTTCAAAAATATCACCTGGATGTCTCATGCGACATTGGGTCGTCAgcatttttgaagaatccgaacAACATAGATAATGAATAGTATCAATctataaacatcaatatcatgagTATTATGCAAAATACAACATAGGCAAAGATCATGTGGGAAACAACCATAtttacttcttcggaggtagtggtatggactgcgtacattttaccctcccgagaccccactatgtgggaatacactacctatattgttgttgttttttgagGACCTGAGCAACATAAAGATCATGTTTTTGCGAGTTTTCTACCTGAACTATCAAGTGTTCACTTTATCTACCACTTGATAGTTCACGTAGGAAATCGCGAAAACGTGatactttaggtgtgtttttgaccAGTATCTCTTCCAGATACTGACGTTCGAACCATAAGTTGCAAAATACAAAACTTCAGTATTGCGTCCtctgttgctcggactcttcaaaaatatcgcCTAGATTGTCTTATCCTCCGAAAAGCTATGCTTTTTCGAGGATCCCGGACATTGGCTCGTTGACTTTTTTAAAGAGTCCGAACAACATAGATAATGAATAATATCTATctataaacatcaatatcatgagTATTATGCAAAATACAACACAGGCAAAATTTGTACTGTCTATCGTAAACaacttcttcagaggtagtggtatggactgcgtacattttaccctccccagaccccactatgtgggaatacactgtgtatgttgttgttgttgaattttgatatacaaatttcTCTATACTTAGAAATTTTTGTAACTTTGATTTTTCTCAGTCAATGCAAGTATTGGCAAGGGACAATATGCCAAGAGCAAGTGATCTTCTTTTATCAGTTTCAGTAAGTGCTGATATATACAAAACCAAAATTGTTGATCTTGCTTTAGCAGCAAGTGAAGAACTAAGACAAATGGCTCAACAACAAGAACCTCTATGGCTATTTGACACAAATAAGCAAACTGAGGTACTCAATGAACCAGAATATAAGCGACGATTCGTCCATCTTGATCCAACTTTAGAAGGAATTATCAAGTTCCTTGCAAATGGAGGACCTATTGACATGCCAGAGTTTAATGGAAACGTCGAAGTTGAGATGGAACATTCATCTATCCCCTCTGATATTGAGTCGTCCAGAGCTATCGGGATTGTCCTTGTGGATCCTATCAACCTTGTGCATATGTTGATGAATGTCGTAAGTTCTATCGCTTAGACTCTTTAGAAATGTTGCCTAAGATGCGTGTCGAATGCTCagaagtagtgtatttttggaggatccgacattatagtactggtaaagttgctgtcatgtgaccaggaggtcacgggttcaagccttgggaacagcctctggcagaaatgcaaggtaaggctgcgtacaatacacccttgtggtggggcccttcctcggacaccgcgcatagcggtagctttagtgcatcgggttGCCCTTGCCCCGACATTATAGTACTATTAACCTTGATGTTTTTTTGGTGAAAACAGGGCAGTTGGTCATGTGTATTCTCCAACATTGTTTCAAAAGCAACAAATCTTGGACTTCTATTGACAGGAGGAGATGGAAATGTCAATGGATCTTTACAAGTGGTAATCTTAAACTAGCACTTTACTTATCTTGTTGAGCTACAAATCCATTTTGAATCATGTGTAGTGGTAGTTtaagttgcgcggactcttcacttttgatgccgcacccgtgtcggattctccaaaaatacactacttttggcgaatccgacacgcacccactgacattttgaagagtccgaacaacataggtagtagcagtagtagtacTCTCTAGGTTATAGTACATTTGGTAGACACAGGTTGCCCGTTGCTTCCAGCTCGAACTATACAGACATATGCaaaaacagcctctggcagaaatgcaaggtgaggctgcgtacaatacacccttgtggtggggcccttccccggacaccgcgcatagcggtagctttagtgcaccgggctgccctttttttacttattttgaacTCGCCGACTCTAAACAATGGAACATATCagtgaggattcatatagccgCCTCTCAACATGTTTGGAACTGAGGcgtagttgttgttgttttgtttttgttttgacaGATGACAGCACAGTTTCATCTTCCTTCGCCACTTGTTAGGCCCCGGGAGGTCTATTTCGCGAGGCACTGTCGACAACTAGATTTCGACACTTGGCTAGTAACCGACGTGTCCTTAGAGAGTGTTTTTCCTAATCAATTAGTCCAGTATAAAAGAAGACCATCAGGATGCTTAATCCAAGGACTTCAAAGTGGACTGTCATTGGTAAAATGAATACCTAAGTTgctcggattctccaaaaatgttgccgcacccgtgtcggatccttcaaaaatacactttttttggaggatccgacacgcacccatagacatatttgaaaagtccgagcaacttagatgaACACAACTTAATCATTAAAATTTCACTTCCTAGTCAGTTAGTGTTCATTAATCATGAAgattttgtgtgtaaaattcaGGTGACTTGGGTGGAGAACAATGTAGTATGTGATGGTTCGGTTCCCGAGATGTTCAGGCAGACGTTTAAATCAGGCGTTGCATTCAGCGCGAAACGCTGGATGCTGACCATGGAGAGACATTATGACAGACATGCAATGTTGCAGAAACAACAtgatcaactgttgggacaaccTTTGCGAGACATCAGTAAGCTGGTTTTTGTTATATATCTCTTTAAGACATACCTTATTTTCCACCTCCGTTACAGTTTGCAGCCATTCATGTCTATGTCGCTGACAGATCATCTCGTATTTGCCCTTAGATCCTAAAGTAGCTCCAACCTGTAGTTCGGAGGATAATTTTAGACCATGATGTTAGATAtctaattgtgaaaaaaaaaacttgatttaGTACTGATTATTGGTGTTTATCGCGTTATCTTCTTTAGATGTAGGAGAAGGACAGAAGAACTTAATGAAGCTGGCAGAACGAATGATCAAAAGTTACGATGAGATTTTTAGCTCATGCGATGAAAACCAGTGGATGCCGTTAAGTATACATGGTGGTGAAGATATCTTTGCGAAaacaagcatgaatttagatgtTCCGGGAACCCCTCGTGGTGTTTCAGTAATGATTTCAACTTCTGTGTGGCTACCGATCCCACAGAACGACCTTTTTAAGTTCTTTCGCGCAGGGGAAAATCGCTGGAAGGTACTCTTTAAGTCTTAGTTTTCTCAACATGTAGCCATGCTAGTACACTTTAGCTAGGTTGCtcagactctccaaaaatgtcTCCACACCCGTGTCGTATCCTCCGAAATTGCACTATTTTGAAGGATTCGACATGCAcccgatgacatttttgaagagtccaagcaacatagcaCTTTAGTATAGTGTGTTCTTTTTGTCTTTGCACCAGTTTTTGGTTCAATGATgcaaatatatacataaataggTAAGTGGAACATTTGTCTCTTGAGGTATctaaaaaaaagggcagcccggtgcactaagctcccgctatgcgcagggtccagGGAAGGGCCCGACCAGAAGGATCTATTGTACAcagcctcaccttacatttctacAAGGGGCTGtcattttttgagaaatttcacAAGAGATAAGCTATCTTTAGACTGTCATTTTACTGAGTTCCAATGTATCTGTTAAATACTCCAACTTACGAAATGATCATCTAGACACATCCAAAAGTTATTACCGTTGGGTGTCCGCGAGACATAGtggtgggggagggggggaggggggtacGAGTTGAGGTGTCTAGACGTACATTCTCAAGTTAATCACTCATTTCATCCATTTCAGTACTGCAATCTGTGTTCTTAAACTTAACGTTATAACGTATATTTTTGTAGTGGGATTTGCTCTCCTACTGTTGTATGACTCGCGATGTGCTTCATATTCCTTCAGCAAGAGACCCTGTGAACGCTGTTTCTCTAGTCCTTGTGGAGGTAAGATCCCATTGATAACTTGTTAGTGTGTTTTGATTTTAGAACTCTTTTTGTTTTTGTACAATGGCGGAGTCCCGACCAACTTGCAGCCAACTCGACCATTCCTCTAGGTACCTGCTAATTCTCACCAGTACAGATACCGGATAACTCGCATCCAAGAGTATGACCTAGTGGTCGATGAAGTAGGGAAGAACTATGAGGTTTCAGGTTTAAATCCCATCGGAGACAAAAAAGAAAACACTAGGTAACTAGACAAAGTTACTAGGGATCCGTGCTGGTGGGAGGTAGCGAGCACCtggtggaattagtcgaggtggaGCAAGGTGGATCAGAACATCACCGTCATCCAAAAAAAGTAACGGATGACTCATACTAACTATAACTATCGGTACTTAGGCAGATGAAAAGAAATCACGTACTAACATTTTTCTGTTTAGAAATTATACAAGGAATGAAGCGTCGTTTCTAATAGTTCTCTTGATCAATAGGCTCCAAATGGAAGAACAGACAAGTCAGAAATATTTTACCTGCAAGAAAGCTTCACAGATTCAACAGCAATGTACGTAATTTACGCACCAATTGATACCCCAGCTGTGCATTATATTATGGAAGGCAAAGACTCAGATCGCGTAGACATTTTAGCTTCAGGATTTGCTGTCCTCCCTTGTACTCCGCGGGGAAGTATTCTAACAATCGCGTTTCACATAATGGATGAAGAGCTATCGACCCCTGAGTATCTTCCACCACGGTCAGTGTATACAGCAAAAAGACTCGTATCGGAAACAGTCTCCCTCATCAAGGCTTCATTGATGTTCAGCTCTGCATGTTAGAGACATTATTGAAATGAGAGGATATTTGGCATTCAAAGAAACTGtaaaagattgttattttatctAGTTCAATCGGCCACgacatgtgaccaggaggtcatgggttcaagccttgaaaacaacctttggtagaaatgcaaggtaaggctgcgtacaatacacccttgtggtggggcccttccccggataCAGCGCATAGgcgtagctttagtgcaccggggcTGCCCTTTTTAATCGGCCGCGACAATCATGTGTTATTGAAGTTGTGTTCAGATTTTCCGAAGTATTTAACTTGTAGCAACTCGAGTATGAACACTGTATCACTATGCCCCTACTGTAGCATGCGATGTTGCTGCTCTGCGTAGCAACTCTATGTTTTCTGTTTAGTGGCAAGACCAATTGCTTTTGGTTCGACGAAAAATGGGATCACCTGAGCAAAGATCTATCggaacagtctctctacctcccATGGTATGACGTAGATGTAAGGTCTGCGCACACACTACCCTCACCAGACTCCACTTGTGGGGTTACATTacacagtggcggagccaggatttatattgagggagttcagaagtaaatatacgaacaAATCGAAGGGGGCTCGACATCTACTATATACGTATGCTAACATACGAAATGCATATGGGATCACCTTCAATCGTGAAAGACTCAGAAAGTTGGAGTCATGCCAGCTTCAAACCCAAGGAGTTGTTTGGTTGGAAACAAGTTATCCCGGAATTAATCatcccgggattagttatcctgCCTCAAGGCGGGACAAAAATAACACTGCAATCTCGAAGTTAGTAGATAACTAATCTCGAAATTAGTAGATAACTAATCTCTGGATGAGTTATCCTGCCCTCGAGGTGGGAAACTAATCTCTGGACGAGTTATCCTGCCCTCGAGGTGGGATAAAACCAACACGACAATCCTGGAAGAGTAATCTCATGCATTTTGTTTCAACCAAACATAGATAAGCTCATCGGAAAATTAAGCGCGATAGTTATTCCTTATTCCTCGTAACAAACGAGCCCCAAGTGTGTAAAGCTCGAACTACACGAGCAATATTCCAACTTCATACATAAATGTCTCACACGATACAATTTTGGAAGTAAGAAGTCATttataaaccaaaatcaaaatgtgGATACAAATGGACAAcactttacatcttttttatTGTGGTACGTCGAAAAGACGAAATAAATTACTTAAAATCTCTCATAAGCAACAATTACATGGCTTGAATCAGCAAGGAGAAGAAACTTCATATTGTTGAGCGGTATGTCCGGGAATACCATATCTGCTTTGCGTAATTACATCGTTTGATGTTTTCTGTAGACAACGAGGATATGTGTAATGAATCGCGAGCATTTGGTGACGATAAACTATCTTCCGGGAAGAACATCTCTAAATGAGAAATCATGGGGCGCACCTGCGTATCATGTTTTATGCATCATTAATAACGATTCAAGATCAAATTTAGATAGGAGTTAGCGTAATTGGCGACTGTGGTAGAGTGGTAAGTACTCCTTCATCCTTAACCAAAGGTCTCGGGTTTGAGCCCCCTTGATACAGAATCGCCTTTGTTAGGGAGCGGTTTACACCTACCCCCATACCCAAATGTTGGGACTTCCCTGCGCAAACCCCGATAAGTCTAGGGAAGAAAAAGATAGTTACGCACAGCGTACCTTCTTGTGCACCTAAAAGGTAAAACGGAAGGTGAGAAATCATTTTAGTTCCGCCTTCACTCCAATTCACTGTGCCGGGTTTCTGCATCCCGTTACTTGGAGATTCACATGGGCCCAAGATAGACAAACATATACCAGGTTCATTCATCAGACCCAAATAATCACGTGCACGCTTCCAGACCCTTGCATCTGAGATTCGCGAACGTGCAACCTGTCAAGCAAATTGACCAAATTAAGCTTAGTAACCGAGAACTGTTTTCTGAGATATTTTACCACCTTGATCAACTGCTGCCATGAAGCCTATTTTCTCCGAAAGCTGATAGTACACTAACCTTTGTCAAGGATACACGGGCTCTGGGCAACAGTTCACGGTGATAAGTGGCAAGCTTTGCAATGGCAGTCACAACGAAACATAATAGCCTTGATTGTGATGATTTTCTGGATTTTGCAGAATCAGACCCAAGAGCTGATTCACGGAGACCCAGACGACTTATGAGCAAaaggaaaacataaaaaattagttAAGAGTGGCATCTCAAAATGACTCTCCGATGTTGTGCAAAACAGATCATTCGAAGTCTACCTTGATGAAAGATTTTCATAGAGAAGTAATTCCAAGCTCTCAAAGAGTTCACGAGCCGCATCTTTGTGGGCTTCACCACCACCTCCATGCTCCCCGATTGCCCAGCATAATTGTAATGCCAATTCAGTCTAGAAAAGTTTACCTTCAGTCAGTTCTTTCAGGTTAAATGAGATAGAGAATATGTCTTACTGTGACTTAGGAAAGAAGATCCAGTCACCTTTGCCGGACAATCATAAGCTTCTCCAAGTCTGTCCACTATAGGCTTCTGCACCAATATAATGGTGGATATAACTTATAAGTACATGAAATCGAGGAAAAGGGAaagtaaaaaggaaagaaaggggATTATGGGTCTCGTGATTCACAGAGAAGAAATTACATATAAAACGTAGTAAGATGAGATTGTTGAGTTTTGCATTTAGTTACTGCAgtagtttttaagaaaataagttatttgatttaggatgaatttgaattttgaattttaaaattaggTTGTTCAGTTGTTGAGATAGTTTAggcttttttgaattttaaatcatgCAGTTTGTTATTGCAATTTGGCTATTTAAAGCCCTCCTAAGcttaagaaaattattgaaagcttattgaaagcttgaaagtcatttcaatcCAAAGAGAGTTATTTTAATCCCTTTTTCGCTGCcccatctttttttaaaaaaatcaacagTGGTATCAAAGCCTCATTAATCTTTCGGGATCTGTGAGTTCTTCCAAAACACTACCATATCAATTTTAACCCGTCAGGGTTACCTTTTTTCAACCCGTGCTTATTTTCAAAGCATAGGACTATTTTAAACCAAAAAGATGTCAAGCAGCAGTCTCTCTTTGAAGGCCCAAAAATTTTCACCGACAAAAACTTATCAATTTTGGTCATTGAAGAAATTATATCATGAAATCCATCGTAATGTTTAGATGAATGAAAAATCCTTACAATATTTTGCAAAGCCTATGAAAATACCTTCAAACAAGACAAGATTGTTGATGGTTTTTCAGcaaagaatcaaaagaagaaatagaaagaagagaaagatcaatatcaaaaagaaaaaattcaagttcaaaaaaaattgaaaaaattcagCATTCACTGCCAAAGCAAAAATTGAGGAGGAACAGTTTTTTAAATTGCAGCAACTAAAGCAAAGGAGGAGTGTTGAGTTTTGCATTTAGTTACTGCAGTAGTTTTtaggaaaataagttatttgatttaggtcttgagccgggggtctatcggaaacagcctctctacctctttagaggtagtggtatagactgcgtacactctaccctccccagaccccacgatgtgggaatttactgggtttgttgttgttgttgtaagttatttgatgcaggatgaatttgaattttgaattttaaaattaggTTTTACAGTTGTTGAGATAGTTTAcgcttttttgaattttaaatcatgCAGTTTGTTATTGCAATTTGGCTATTTAAAACCCTCCTAAGCTTGAGAGAATTATTGAAAGACATTGAAAGCTTATTGAaagcttgaaagtcatttcaatcCAAAGAGAGTCATTTTAATCGCTTTTCGCTGCCtcatctctttttaaaaaaaccaaCAGAGATATGGGCAAAATTAAAGACAGAGAAGATCAACTGGTCATGCAGGAAAGCACTTTATTACCATTCTAACCAATCGAGATTTTGAATTACTATACAGATTAAAGGTGAGGATTTGCTAGGTGTAATTAAGACAATACCTTCAGAAGTGCAATGAAACTGGGAGATCGATTAAAGGCAGCAAGCATGAGCTCTATGATCCTCTTTTGTACCTACAAATATGTATAGGAATATATCACTAATTAAAATCAAGTACACTCAGACAATAAAAACCCCTAATCTGATACTATGCAAAGGTGGCGTCAACCCAAAGGGCCCTGCATTAGGAGAAGGATCCTTGTATAAGACACGAACTGTAACTATTCCGTTCAAAAATGCTCCgctcttcatttctttctttccttccTTTTTTTGGTACCAAAGAAATTCTCCTCTTTCTAAAATTctaaacaacaacatacccagtgtattcccacctagtggggtctggggagagtaaaatgtatgcagtccataccaccacctccgaagaagtagagaggctgtttccgatctAAAATTCTAAACAAGGTTGGAATTATATCTCCATTAATAGACACCATGGTTCGTTGCATGGATATCACTTCAATACCTTGGAACAACTCTTACACTCAAAGAAAAGCAAACttcattttttaaatcatgaaaagaaGAAGCAGGGCATTCTGCTCCACATGAAGGGAACACTAATCCAAGTGCCTTTAAAATTGCATAGCACAACAGAAAAATGA
Coding sequences:
- the LOC107844995 gene encoding homeobox-leucine zipper protein PROTODERMAL FACTOR 2-like, translated to MLPEYLESMQVLARDNMPRASDLLLSVSVSADIYKTKIVDLALAASEELRQMAQQQEPLWLFDTNKQTEVLNEPEYKRRFVHLDPTLEGIIKFLANGGPIDMPEFNGNVEVEMEHSSIPSDIESSRAIGIVLVDPINLVHMLMNVGSWSCVFSNIVSKATNLGLLLTGGDGNVNGSLQVMTAQFHLPSPLVRPREVYFARHCRQLDFDTWLVTDVSLESVFPNQLVQYKRRPSGCLIQGLQSGLSLVTWVENNVVCDGSVPEMFRQTFKSGVAFSAKRWMLTMERHYDRHAMLQKQHDQLLGQPLRDINVGEGQKNLMKLAERMIKSYDEIFSSCDENQWMPLSIHGGEDIFAKTSMNLDVPGTPRGVSVMISTSVWLPIPQNDLFKFFRAGENRWKWDLLSYCCMTRDVLHIPSARDPVNAVSLVLVEAPNGRTDKSEIFYLQESFTDSTAMYVIYAPIDTPAVHYIMEGKDSDRVDILASGFAVLPCTPRGSILTIAFHIMDEELSTPEYLPPRSVYTAKRLVSETVSLIKASLMFSSAC